One Coffea eugenioides isolate CCC68of unplaced genomic scaffold, Ceug_1.0 ScVebR1_647;HRSCAF=1358, whole genome shotgun sequence DNA segment encodes these proteins:
- the LOC113758665 gene encoding uncharacterized protein LOC113758665 produces MNRNIAPSKMFDRKARRNEKARQRYASLTEEQKEIQRQKRRDAYKSKNKKTKTTFTSSLVLRGKDDEHTSNKQLLQQAFRICEPNCGHKHHREAVLGDKADSNRRQKEHVSEFSTYHKGSTSTARRIKKCQHSKVTQSSDQPPICNSCYSLLSEAMEDLTVKSYGEDQNASIRKQNKVRKQRKRVVKGIEALSSISLEADRLPEQQNCKYCGAKKFYSESANFCCSDGEVVLEENKMPDILIELFTSETEEAICFRTYVRTYNSMFAFTSFGVNYDKSLCQRRNGIYTFKIQGQMYHFINQLIPHEGSGMFLQLYFHDTEHEIANRLAFSTKLTESIVVKLMELMKSNPYACFFRSLRHVPDLDNYQIVLKSYCQTDQRVFNKPTVSQVAALWVEGENSQDSYARHIQVYTKEGHSRRIQYYYGCYDPLQYPLLFPFGETGWQPGIQRSGTAFKNFENSKENVSMREYYAYRFQMREKNKPNILNTARAFQQYVVDMYVKIESQRLDFFRHRQQQIRTEQLQGVMDSVVEGQCRGSKVGRRVILPASFIGGPCDMKRRYVDAMALVQKFGKPNIFLTMTCNPSWPEIKENSLPTDESQNRVDLSARVFHAKLEILKEELFKKEVLGKVAAYTYVVEFPKWGLPHAHFLIILHPTSKLYSTESYDHIVSAEIPDKKEHPHLFKMVRKHMIHGPCGNKNADNVCMQGTTVKKCKTHYPKQWAEKTTQSENSYPTYRRRNNGEKVKVRGHELDNRWVVPYNPYLLAKFNCHMNVEICSTIKVVKHTYKYIYKGHDKIHFAVNSDDRSKEIDEIKEYQSARWVTPIEAIWRIYRFPLFETHPGVINLQLHLENYQSLTFKDDADLRDLLKSKFAKKSMLTEFFLMNATDERAKTLKCTYKEFPEHFVWKPGKRIWDIRQQRGSIGRIVTANPSEGERYFLRLLLLNVKGPTSFDDLKTVDGVYVNTFREAVIMRGLFESNNPQEQCLEEAALYHMPYSFRRLFATLLVYFTPADPRSLWLKFKESLSEDFNRTLNLSSDQVQHKVLYEISKFLESMGKNINMYGLVPRILKFDELDGGTRDTNSELNFKVNVEDIAAISKLNKDQKVAFDTIIDAVFVHCKGSFFIDGPGGTGKTFLYRALLAAIRSKGCIALATASCGVAASILLGGRTAHSRFKIPLDMNPNNMCKASKQSSLAKLLQQAKLIIWDEAPMTHRAGIEGVDRLLRDLMDNSELFGSKVMVFGGDFRQVLPVVVKGSKSDFIEASLIKSYIWPHLQKLKLKENMRARLDPDFSNYLLRIGNGTENTVKNESIHISQALLLRYTNEEESINQLITTV; encoded by the exons ATGAATCGAAACATTGCTCCTTCTAAAATGTTCGACCGAAAAGCTCGGCGTAACGAAAAGGCTAGACAAAGATATGCCTCTTTAACTGAGGAGCAGAAAGAAATCCAACGACAAAAACGCCGTGATgcctataaaagtaaaaataaaaagacaaaGACTACTTTTACGTCTTCATTAGTATTGAGAGGAAAAG ATGATGAGCACACCAGTAATAAGCAACTGCTACAGCAGGCTTTTCGCATTTGTGAACCTAACTGTGGTCATAAGCACCACCGTGAGGCAG TTCTTGGAGACAAAGCTGATAGTAATCGAAGGCAGAAGGAGCATGTTTCAGAATTTTCAACATATCACAAAG GTTCTACTTCTACAGCTCGACGGATAAAGAAGTGTCAGCATTCTAAAGTGACGCAATCTTCAG ACCAACCACCCATCTGCAACTCCTGCTATAGCTTGCTTTCTGAAGCAATGGAGGATCTAACAG TTAAAAGCTATGGGGAAGACCAAAATGCTTCGATTAGGAAACAAAACAAGGTACGCAAACAACGTAAAAGGGTGGTGAAGGGAATCGAGGCATTATCTTCGATAAGCTTGGAAGCTGATAGATTACCAGAACAACAGAATTGCAAGTACTGCGGAGCTAAAAAATTTTATTCTGAGTCTGCAAACTTTTGTTGCTCTGATGGAGAAGTAGTCTTAGAAGAGAATAAAATGCCAGACATATTAATAGAGCTATTTACTAGTGAAACTGAAGAAGCAATTTGTTTCAGAACCTATGTAAGAACATACAATAGTATGTTTGCTTTCACCTCTTTCGGAGTTAACTATGATAAATCGCTTTGCCAAAGAAGAAACGGAATATATACTTTTAAAATTCAGGGCCAAATGTATCATTTTATAAATCAATTGATTCCCCATGAAGGATCAGGAATGTTTTTGCAGTTATACTTTCATGATACTGAACATGAAATCGCAAATCGATTGGCTTTTTCAACAAAACTAACTGAGAGCATAGTGGTGAAACTCATGGAACTCATGAAAAGTAACCCTTATGCTTGCTTTTTCCGAAGCCTGAGACATGTTCCAGACTTGGACAATTATCAAATAGTCCTAAAATCTTACTGTCAAACTGATCAGCGAGTCTTTAACAAGCCAACAGTATCCCAAGTAGCTGCACTGTGGGTTGAAGGTGAAAACTCACAGGACAGCTATGCTAGACACATTCAAGTATACACAAAAGAGGGTCACAGTCGTAGAATTCAATATTACTATGGCTGTTATGATCCATTGCAGTATCCACTTCTATTTCCCTTTGGCGAAACAGGGTGGCAACCTGGAATTCAGAGATCTGGCACTg ctttcaaaaactttgagAATTCAAAGGAGAATGTGTCCATGCGTGAATACTATGCATATAGGTTCCAGATGAGGGagaaaaataaaccaaataTTCTTAATACTGCCCGTGCATTTCAACAGTATGTAGTGGACATGTACGTAAAAATTGAGAGTCAAAGGCTTGATTTTTTCCGGCATAGGCAACAACAAATTAGGACTGAGCAATTACAGGGTGTCATGGATTCTGTAGTTGAGGGCCAATGTAGAGGTTCAAAAGTAGGGCGACGAGTAATTTTGCCAGCATCTTTTATAGGAGGCCCGTGTGATATGAAAAGAAGGTATGTTGATGCTATGGCCTTAGTTCAAAAATTCGGAAAACCTAACATTTTTTTAACAATGACTTGTAACCCATCATGGCCAGAAATCAAAGAAAACTCACTGCCCACTGATGAGTCTCAAAACCGTGTTGATCTTTCTGCTAGAGTTTTTCATGCCAAGttagaaattttaaaagaagAGTTGTTTAAGAAAGAGGTATTGGGTAAAGTAGCTGCTTACACCTATGTTGTTGAATTCCCAAAATGGGGGTTGCCGCATGCACATTTCTTAATAATTTTACACCCAACGTCTAAATTATATTCAACGGAATCCTATGATCACATTGTTTCTGCTGAGATTCCTGACAAGAAAGAGCATCCACACTTGTTTAAAATGGTTCGCAAACACATGATACATGGTCCTTGTGGCAATAAAAATGCAGATAACGTGTGTATGCAAGGTACAACTGTTAAAAAATGCAAAACTCATTATCCTAAACAGTGGGCAGAAAAGACTACACAATCTGAAAATTCTTATCCAACATATAGGCGGAGGAACAATGGAGAAAAGGTAAAAGTTCGAGGCCATGAATTGGATAATAGATGGGTGGTTCCATATAATCCTTACTTGTTAGCAAAATTCAATTGCCATATGAATGTTGAAATTTGCTCAACAATAAAGGTAGTCAAGCATACTTATAAGTACATATATAAGGGACATGATAAAATACACTTTGCTGTGAATTCAGATGACAGATCTAAAGAGATAGATGAAATTAAGGAGTACCAATCAGCAAGATGGGTTACTCCTATTGAAGCCATTTGGCGAATTTACAGATTTCCCTTATTTGAAACACATCCTGGTGTCATTAACCTTCAGCTACATCTTGAAAATTATCAATCTCTGACCTTCAAAGATGATGCTGATCTTAGAGATCTTTTGAAAAGTAAATTTGCTAAGAAAAGTATGCTAACTGAATTTTTCCTTATGAATGCTACTGATGAGAGAGCCAAAACATTGAAATGCACATACAAAGAATTTCCTGAACATTTTGTGTGGAAACCTGGTAAACGCATATGGGATATTAGGCAGCAGAGAGGTTCAATAGGCCGAATTGTTACAGCAAATCCAAGTGAGGGCGAGAGGTACTTCTTAAGATTATTGTTATTGAATGTAAAAGGGCCAACATCATTTGATGACCTGAAAACTGTCGATGGTGTTTATGTTAATACCTTTAGAGAAGCAGTAATAATGAGAGGATTATTTGAATCCAATAACCCTCAAGAGCAGTGCCTAGAAGAAGCAGCTTTATACCACATGCCATATAGCTTTAGAAGACTATTTGCTACTCTATTAGTTTACTTCACTCCTGCTGATCCAAGAAGTTTATGGTTAAAATTCAAAGAATCTCTGTCAGAAGATTTCAATAGAACTTTGAATTTGTCAAGCGATCAGGTACAACATAAAGTTCTCTATGAGATTAGCAAGTTTTTAGAATCAATGGGAAAAAACATTAATATGTATGGATTAGTACCACGAATCTTAAAGTTTGATGAActggatggaggtacaagagaCACAAATTCTGAGCTAAACTTTAAAGTCAATGTAGAAGATATTGCTGCTATCTCTAAATTAAATAAAGATCAAAAAGTAGCATTTGATACTATCATAGATGCTGTTTTTGTACACTGCAAAGGGAGTTTCTTTATTGATGGGCCTGGGGGAACAGGGAAAACATTCTTGTACCGTGCACTACTAGCTGCAATTAGATCAAAGGGATGTATAGCTTTGGCAACGGCCTCTTGTGGAGTAGCTGCTTCTATCTTACTTGGAGGTAGAACAGCCCACTCACGATTTAAAATTCCTTTAGACATGAATCCTAACAACATGTGCAAAGCAAGCAAACAAAGCTCATTGGCAAAGTTATTACAGCAAGCCAAATTGATCATTTGGGATGAAGCGCCTATGACACATAGAGCAGGAATTGAGGGAGTAGATCGTTTGCTTAGAGACCTAATGGATAACTCTGAATTATTTGGGTCAAAAGTGATGGTATTTGGTGGTGATTTTAGGCAAGTTCTTCCAGTAGTTGTAAAAGGGTcaaaatcagactttatcgaagCTAGCCTTATAAAATCTTATATTTGGCCTCATCTGCAGAAATTAAAATTGAAGGAAAACATGAGAGCAAGATTAGATCCTGATTTTAGCAACTACCTTCTTCGCATAGGTAATGGAACAGAAAACACAGTTAAAAATGAAAGTATTCACATCTCTCAAGCATTGCTTCTTCGCTATACAAATGAAGAAGAATCCATAAATCAATTGATTACAACTGTCTAA
- the LOC113758666 gene encoding uncharacterized protein LOC113758666, giving the protein MNRNIAPSKMFDRKARRNEKARQRYASLTEEQKEIQRQKRRDAYKSKNKKTKTTFTSSLVLRGKDDEHTSNKQLLQQAFRICEPNCGHKHHREAVLGDKADSNRRQKEHVSEFSTYHKGSTSTARRIKKCQHSKVTQSSDQPPICNSCYSLLSEAMEDLTVKSYGEDQNASIRKQNKVRKQRKRVVKGIEALSSISLEADRLPEQQNCKYCGAKKFYCESANFCCSDGEVVLEENKMPDILIELFTSETEEAICFRTYVRTYNSMFAFTSFGVNYDKSLCQRRNGIYTFKIQGQMYHFINQLIPHEGSGMFLQLYFHDTEHEIANRLAFSTKLTESIVVKLMELMKSNPYACFFRSLRHVPDLDNYQIVLKSYCQTDQRVFNKPTVSQVAALWVEGENSQDSYARHIQVYTKEGHSRRIQYYYGCYDPLQYPLLFPFGETGWQPGIQRSGTAFKNFENSKENVSMREYYAYRFQMREKNKPNILNTARAFQQYVVDMYVKIESQRLDFFRHRQQQIRTEQLQGVMDSVVEGQCRGSKVGRRVILPASFIGGPCDMKRRYVDAMALVQKFGKPNIFLTMTCNPSWPEIKENSLPTDESQNRVDLSARVFHAKLEILKEELFKKEVLGKVAAYTYVVEFPKWGLPHAHFLIILHPTSKLYSTESYDHIVSAEIPDKKEHPHLFKMVRKHMIHGPCGNKNADNVCMQGTTVKKCKTHYPKQWAEKTTQSENSYPTYRRRNNGEKVKVRGHELDNRWVVPYNPYLLAKFNCHMNVEICSTIKVVKYTYKYIYKGHDKIHFAVNSDDRSKEIDEIKEYQSARWVTPIEAIWRIYRFPLFETHPGVINLQLHLENYQSLTFKDDADLRDLLKSKFAKKSMLTEFFLMNATDERAKTLKCTYKEFPEHFVWKPGKHIWDIRQQRGSIGRIVTATALFGYHCQFSGQGRDVELILYKLLMQWLVLI; this is encoded by the exons ATGAATCGAAACATTGCTCCTTCTAAAATGTTCGACCGAAAAGCTCGGCGTAACGAAAAGGCTAGACAAAGATATGCCTCTTTAACTGAGGAGCAGAAAGAAATCCAACGACAAAAACGCCGTGATgcctataaaagtaaaaataaaaagacaaaGACTACTTTTACGTCTTCATTAGTATTGAGAGGAAAAG ATGATGAGCACACCAGTAATAAGCAACTGCTACAGCAGGCTTTTCGCATTTGTGAACCTAACTGTGGTCATAAGCACCACCGTGAGGCAG TTCTTGGAGACAAAGCTGATAGTAATCGAAGGCAGAAGGAGCATGTTTCAGAATTTTCAACATATCACAAAG GTTCTACTTCTACAGCTCGACGGATAAAGAAGTGTCAGCATTCTAAAGTGACGCAATCTTCAG ACCAACCACCCATCTGCAACTCCTGCTATAGCTTGCTTTCTGAAGCAATGGAGGATCTAACAG TTAAAAGCTATGGGGAAGACCAAAATGCTTCGATTAGGAAACAAAACAAGGTACGCAAACAACGTAAAAGGGTGGTGAAGGGAATCGAGGCATTATCTTCGATAAGCTTGGAAGCTGATAGATTACCAGAACAACAGAATTGCAAGTACTGCGGAgctaaaaaattttattgtgaGTCTGCAAACTTTTGTTGCTCTGATGGAGAAGTAGTCTTAGAAGAGAATAAAATGCCAGACATATTAATAGAGCTATTTACTAGTGAAACTGAAGAAGCAATTTGTTTCAGAACCTATGTAAGAACATACAATAGTATGTTTGCTTTCACCTCTTTCGGAGTTAACTATGATAAATCGCTTTGCCAAAGAAGAAACGGAATATATACTTTTAAAATTCAGGGCCAAATGTATCATTTTATAAATCAATTGATTCCCCATGAAGGATCAGGAATGTTTTTGCAGTTATACTTTCATGATACTGAACATGAAATCGCAAATCGATTGGCTTTTTCAACAAAACTAACTGAGAGCATAGTGGTGAAACTCATGGAACTCATGAAAAGTAACCCTTATGCTTGCTTTTTCCGAAGCCTGAGACATGTTCCAGACTTGGACAATTATCAAATAGTCCTAAAATCTTACTGTCAAACTGATCAGCGAGTCTTTAACAAGCCAACAGTATCCCAAGTAGCTGCACTGTGGGTTGAAGGTGAAAACTCACAGGACAGCTATGCTAGACACATTCAAGTATACACAAAAGAGGGTCACAGTCGTAGAATTCAATATTACTATGGCTGTTATGATCCATTGCAGTATCCACTTCTATTTCCCTTTGGCGAAACAGGGTGGCAACCTGGAATTCAGAGATCTGGCACTg ctttcaaaaactttgagAATTCAAAGGAGAATGTGTCCATGCGTGAATACTATGCATATAGGTTCCAGATGAGGGagaaaaataaaccaaataTTCTTAATACTGCCCGTGCATTTCAACAGTATGTAGTGGACATGTACGTAAAAATTGAGAGTCAAAGGCTTGATTTTTTCCGGCATAGGCAACAACAAATTAGGACTGAGCAATTACAGGGTGTCATGGATTCTGTAGTTGAGGGCCAATGTAGAGGTTCAAAAGTAGGGCGACGAGTAATTTTGCCAGCATCTTTTATAGGAGGCCCGTGTGATATGAAAAGAAGGTATGTTGATGCTATGGCCTTAGTTCAAAAATTCGGAAAACCTAACATTTTTTTAACAATGACTTGTAACCCATCATGGCCAGAAATCAAAGAAAACTCACTGCCCACTGATGAGTCTCAAAACCGTGTTGATCTTTCTGCTAGAGTTTTTCATGCCAAGttagaaattttaaaagaagAGTTGTTTAAGAAAGAGGTATTGGGTAAAGTAGCTGCTTACACCTATGTTGTTGAATTCCCAAAATGGGGGTTGCCGCATGCACATTTCTTAATAATTTTACACCCAACGTCTAAATTATATTCAACGGAATCCTATGATCACATTGTTTCTGCTGAGATTCCTGACAAGAAAGAGCATCCACACTTGTTTAAAATGGTTCGCAAACACATGATACATGGTCCTTGTGGCAATAAAAATGCAGATAACGTGTGTATGCAAGGTACAACTGTTAAAAAATGCAAAACTCATTATCCTAAACAGTGGGCAGAAAAGACTACACAATCTGAAAATTCTTATCCAACATATAGGCGGAGGAACAATGGAGAAAAGGTAAAAGTTCGAGGCCATGAATTGGATAATAGATGGGTGGTTCCATATAATCCTTACTTGTTAGCAAAATTCAATTGCCATATGAATGTTGAAATTTGCTCAACAATAAAGGTAGTCAAGTATACTTATAAGTACATATATAAGGGACATGATAAAATACACTTTGCTGTGAATTCAGATGACAGATCTAAAGAGATAGATGAAATTAAGGAGTACCAATCAGCAAGATGGGTTACTCCTATTGAAGCCATTTGGCGAATTTACAGATTTCCCTTATTTGAAACACATCCTGGTGTCATTAACCTTCAGCTACATCTTGAAAATTATCAATCTCTGACCTTCAAAGATGATGCTGATCTTAGAGATCTTTTGAAAAGTAAATTTGCTAAGAAAAGTATGCTAACTGAATTTTTCCTTATGAATGCTACTGATGAGAGAGCCAAAACATTGAAATGCACATACAAAGAATTTCCTGAACATTTTGTGTGGAAACCTGGTAAACACATATGGGATATTAGGCAGCAGAGAGGTTCAATAGGCCGAATTGTTACAGCAACCGCCCTTTTTGGATATCATTGTCAATTTAGTGGACAAGGTAGAGATGTTGAGCTGATATTGTACAAGTTGTTAATGCAATGGTTGGTGTTAATATGA
- the LOC113758667 gene encoding uncharacterized protein LOC113758667 translates to MNRNIAPSKMFDRKARRNEKARQRYASLTEEQKEIQRQKRRDAYKSKNKKTKTTFTSSLVLRGKDDEHTSNKQLLQQAFRICEPNCGHKHHREAVLGDKADSNRRQKEHVSEFSTYHKGSTSTARRIKKCQHSKVTQSSVKSYGEDQNASIRKQNKVRKQRKRVVKGIEALSSISLEADRLPEQQNCKYCGAKKFYCESANFCCSDGEVVLEENKMPDILIELFTSETEEAICFRTYVRTYNSMFAFTSFGVNYDKSLCQRRNGIYTFKIQGQMYHFINQLIPHEGSGMFLQLYFHDTEHEIANRLAFSTKLTESIVVKLMELMKSNPYACFFRSLRHVPDLDNYQIVLKSYCQTDQRVFNKPTVSQVAALWVEGENSQDSYARHIQVYTKEGHSRRIQYYYGCYDPLQYPLLFPFGETGWQPGIQRSGTAFKNFENSKENVSMREYYAYRFQMREKNKPNILNTARAFQQYVVDMYVKIESQRLDFFRHRQQQIRTEQLQGVMDSVVEGQCRGSKVGRRVILPASFIGGPCDMKRRYVDAMALVQKFGKPNIFLTMTCNPSWPEIKENSLPTDESQNRVDLSARVFHAKLEILKEELFKKEVLGKVAAYTYVVEFPKWGLPHAHFLIILHPTSKLYSTESYDHIVSAEIPDKKEHPHLFKMVRKHMIHGPCGNKNADNVCMQGTTVKKCKTHYPKQWAEKTTQSENSYPTYRRRNNGEKVKVRGHELDNRWVVPYNPYLLAKFNCHMNVEICSTIKVVKYTYKYIYKGHDKIHFAVNSDDRSKEIDEIKEYQSARWVTPIEAIWRIYRFPLFETHPGVINLQLHLENYQSLTFKDDADLRDLLKSKFAKKSMLTEFFLMNATDERAKTLKCTYKEFPEHFVWKPGKHIWDIRQQRGSIGRIVTATALFGYHCQFSGQGRDVELILYKLLMQWLVLI, encoded by the exons ATGAATCGAAACATTGCTCCTTCTAAAATGTTCGACCGAAAAGCTCGGCGTAACGAAAAGGCTAGACAAAGATATGCCTCTTTAACTGAGGAGCAGAAAGAAATCCAACGACAAAAACGCCGTGATgcctataaaagtaaaaataaaaagacaaaGACTACTTTTACGTCTTCATTAGTATTGAGAGGAAAAG ATGATGAGCACACCAGTAATAAGCAACTGCTACAGCAGGCTTTTCGCATTTGTGAACCTAACTGTGGTCATAAGCACCACCGTGAGGCAG TTCTTGGAGACAAAGCTGATAGTAATCGAAGGCAGAAGGAGCATGTTTCAGAATTTTCAACATATCACAAAG GTTCTACTTCTACAGCTCGACGGATAAAGAAGTGTCAGCATTCTAAAGTGACGCAATCTTCAG TTAAAAGCTATGGGGAAGACCAAAATGCTTCGATTAGGAAACAAAACAAGGTACGCAAACAACGTAAAAGGGTGGTGAAGGGAATCGAGGCATTATCTTCGATAAGCTTGGAAGCTGATAGATTACCAGAACAACAGAATTGCAAGTACTGCGGAgctaaaaaattttattgtgaGTCTGCAAACTTTTGTTGCTCTGATGGAGAAGTAGTCTTAGAAGAGAATAAAATGCCAGACATATTAATAGAGCTATTTACTAGTGAAACTGAAGAAGCAATTTGTTTCAGAACCTATGTAAGAACATACAATAGTATGTTTGCTTTCACCTCTTTCGGAGTTAACTATGATAAATCGCTTTGCCAAAGAAGAAACGGAATATATACTTTTAAAATTCAGGGCCAAATGTATCATTTTATAAATCAATTGATTCCCCATGAAGGATCAGGAATGTTTTTGCAGTTATACTTTCATGATACTGAACATGAAATCGCAAATCGATTGGCTTTTTCAACAAAACTAACTGAGAGCATAGTGGTGAAACTCATGGAACTCATGAAAAGTAACCCTTATGCTTGCTTTTTCCGAAGCCTGAGACATGTTCCAGACTTGGACAATTATCAAATAGTCCTAAAATCTTACTGTCAAACTGATCAGCGAGTCTTTAACAAGCCAACAGTATCCCAAGTAGCTGCACTGTGGGTTGAAGGTGAAAACTCACAGGACAGCTATGCTAGACACATTCAAGTATACACAAAAGAGGGTCACAGTCGTAGAATTCAATATTACTATGGCTGTTATGATCCATTGCAGTATCCACTTCTATTTCCCTTTGGCGAAACAGGGTGGCAACCTGGAATTCAGAGATCTGGCACTg ctttcaaaaactttgagAATTCAAAGGAGAATGTGTCCATGCGTGAATACTATGCATATAGGTTCCAGATGAGGGagaaaaataaaccaaataTTCTTAATACTGCCCGTGCATTTCAACAGTATGTAGTGGACATGTACGTAAAAATTGAGAGTCAAAGGCTTGATTTTTTCCGGCATAGGCAACAACAAATTAGGACTGAGCAATTACAGGGTGTCATGGATTCTGTAGTTGAGGGCCAATGTAGAGGTTCAAAAGTAGGGCGACGAGTAATTTTGCCAGCATCTTTTATAGGAGGCCCGTGTGATATGAAAAGAAGGTATGTTGATGCTATGGCCTTAGTTCAAAAATTCGGAAAACCTAACATTTTTTTAACAATGACTTGTAACCCATCATGGCCAGAAATCAAAGAAAACTCACTGCCCACTGATGAGTCTCAAAACCGTGTTGATCTTTCTGCTAGAGTTTTTCATGCCAAGttagaaattttaaaagaagAGTTGTTTAAGAAAGAGGTATTGGGTAAAGTAGCTGCTTACACCTATGTTGTTGAATTCCCAAAATGGGGGTTGCCGCATGCACATTTCTTAATAATTTTACACCCAACGTCTAAATTATATTCAACGGAATCCTATGATCACATTGTTTCTGCTGAGATTCCTGACAAGAAAGAGCATCCACACTTGTTTAAAATGGTTCGCAAACACATGATACATGGTCCTTGTGGCAATAAAAATGCAGATAACGTGTGTATGCAAGGTACAACTGTTAAAAAATGCAAAACTCATTATCCTAAACAGTGGGCAGAAAAGACTACACAATCTGAAAATTCTTATCCAACATATAGGCGGAGGAACAATGGAGAAAAGGTAAAAGTTCGAGGCCATGAATTGGATAATAGATGGGTGGTTCCATATAATCCTTACTTGTTAGCAAAATTCAATTGCCATATGAATGTTGAAATTTGCTCAACAATAAAGGTAGTCAAGTATACTTATAAGTACATATATAAGGGACATGATAAAATACACTTTGCTGTGAATTCAGATGACAGATCTAAAGAGATAGATGAAATTAAGGAGTACCAATCAGCAAGATGGGTTACTCCTATTGAAGCCATTTGGCGAATTTACAGATTTCCCTTATTTGAAACACATCCTGGTGTCATTAACCTTCAGCTACATCTTGAAAATTATCAATCTCTGACCTTCAAAGATGATGCTGATCTTAGAGATCTTTTGAAAAGTAAATTTGCTAAGAAAAGTATGCTAACTGAATTTTTCCTTATGAATGCTACTGATGAGAGAGCCAAAACATTGAAATGCACATACAAAGAATTTCCTGAACATTTTGTGTGGAAACCTGGTAAACACATATGGGATATTAGGCAGCAGAGAGGTTCAATAGGCCGAATTGTTACAGCAACCGCCCTTTTTGGATATCATTGTCAATTTAGTGGACAAGGTAGAGATGTTGAGCTGATATTGTACAAGTTGTTAATGCAATGGTTGGTGTTAATATGA